One Natrinema longum genomic window, GCGCCGGGATCGCGACCGTCAATCGGGACCTCGAGTGGGAGCCCGAACGACGGACGATCGACGTCAACGTCCGCGGCTTCACCGCGATCGCGACGGCCGCAATGGAGTACTTCGAGGACACTCCGGAACACGCGAGCGACGGCCACCTCGTGGGGATCTCGTCCGTGGCGGCTCACATCGGTAACGGCGACGCGCCGGCCTATAGCGCCTCGAAGGCCTACGTCTCGACGTATCTCGAGGGGCTTCGCTATCGAGGGGACGATCGCGACGCCGACGTGACGATCACGACCATCGAACCGGGATTCGTCGATACCAAGCTTTCGCTGGGCGGCTTCTGGGAGTGTTCACCCGAGACGGCGGCCGAACAGATCGCTCGAGCGATCCGCAAAGAGCGGGACCACGCCTACGTGACGCGGCGATGGCGGGCCATCGCGTGGCTCGTGAATCTCGCTCCGGAGTGGTTGCTCCGACGGCTTTTCTGAGTCGCCTCTCGATATGGAGCCACCGGCTCACCACGGCCCAGCGTACGCCACCGCCTGCCGTGTTCCAGTTCGGACGGCCATGGTGATCACTCGTCGACGAATCGCGCTCGCACCTCGAGTGCGGCGTCCGTTCCGTAGTGGTCGACCAGCGGACAGAACGCGTCGCCGAGCGCCCGCATACACTGTCCCGTGGAGTGGTACTCGAGGCGGTCCGCGACCGTCTCCCAGCCGTGGCCCTGGAGGGCACGCAGGACCAGCAACCGCTCCTCGCGGTCCGTCAGGGCGACGGTGTCGGGATCGTCGACGAGGTATCGGACG contains:
- a CDS encoding SDR family NAD(P)-dependent oxidoreductase encodes the protein MTDGAIIVGASSGIGEALARRLAAEGYEIGLAARRTERLQSIGAELPTKSYVATMDVTDVDDARDGFFELAEAMTAVDLVVISAGIATVNRDLEWEPERRTIDVNVRGFTAIATAAMEYFEDTPEHASDGHLVGISSVAAHIGNGDAPAYSASKAYVSTYLEGLRYRGDDRDADVTITTIEPGFVDTKLSLGGFWECSPETAAEQIARAIRKERDHAYVTRRWRAIAWLVNLAPEWLLRRLF